One Dioscorea cayenensis subsp. rotundata cultivar TDr96_F1 chromosome 15, TDr96_F1_v2_PseudoChromosome.rev07_lg8_w22 25.fasta, whole genome shotgun sequence genomic region harbors:
- the LOC120276907 gene encoding protein translation factor SUI1 homolog, with product MSELDGQIPTAFDPFADANADDSGAGAKEYVHVRIQQRNGRKSLTTVQGLKKELSYNKILKDLKKEFCCNGTVVQDPELGQVIQLQGDQRKNVSNFLIQAGIVKKEHIKIHGF from the exons ATGTCTGAACTCGACGGCCAGATCCCAACTGCTTTCG ATCCTTTTGCCGATGCTAATGCTGATGATTCTGGTGCTGGAGCAAAGGAGTATGTGCATGTGCGCATACAACAGCGCAACGGCAGGAAGAGTCTAACCACTGTGCAGGGATTGAAGAAAGAGTTAAGCTACAATAAAATACTGAAGGATCTCAAGAAAGAGTTTTGCTGTAATGGTACTGTCGTCCAAGACCCAGAGCTTGGTCAG GTCATCCAACTTCAAGGTGATCAGCGGAAGAATGTTTCTAACTTCCTTATTCAG GCTGGCATTGTGAAGAAGGAACACATCAAAATTCATGGTTTTTAA